One part of the Lotus japonicus ecotype B-129 chromosome 2, LjGifu_v1.2 genome encodes these proteins:
- the LOC130739139 gene encoding pentatricopeptide repeat-containing protein At4g21065-like yields the protein MYILILISKPKPPLNRRSATSTTAVCTMSPKDATLWKAQQTLMTLFNRCSTMNHLKEIHARIYQTGFHQNHLVVGKIIVFCAVSVPAGDMNYAVSVFDRVDKPDAFLWNTMIRGFGNTNQPEKAVLFYKRMQQGEPHVVPDTFTFSFLLKIVGGLGSVVLGKQLHCSTLKLGVENHAHVRNSLIHMYGVMKDIETAHQLFEEMLNKDLVAWNSIIDCLVCCGKYNEALDFFTRMVQSGMRPDDATFVVTLSACGAMGALAFGRWVHSCIQRATYLGEITSVSNSLVDMYAKCGAVEEAYEIFRSMKGKNVISWNTMILGLASHGNGTEALTLFAEMLQENVVRPDGITFLGVLCACSHGGFVDEGRRYFDIMSRDYNVQPTVKHYGCMVDLLGRAGLVEEAYILIKNMPMECNAIVWRSLLAACRTHGNVKLAEKVRKHLLELEPCHSSDYVLLANMYASTGQWNEMSKERRSMQERGVKKPEPGNSFVGLPGIRLENETAERLS from the coding sequence ATGTATATTCTCATTTTAATATCTAAGCCAAAACCTCCGTTAAACCGCCGCAGCGCCACCTCTACCACCGCAGTCTGTACAATGAGCCCAAAGGACGCAACATTGTGGAAGGCGCAGCAAACTCTCATGACTCTCTTCAACCGGTGTTCCACCATGAACCACTTGAAGGAGATTCATGCTCGTATATACCAGACCGGGTTCCACCAGAACCACCTCGTCGTCGGAAAGATCATCGTCTTCTGCGCAGTATCTGTTCCGGCGGGGGACATGAACTACGCAGTCTCTGTCTTCGACAGGGTTGATAAACCAGACGCATTTCTCTGGAACACCATGATCAGGGGCTTTGGTAACACGAATCAACCTGAAAAGGCCGTTTTATTCTACAAGAGAATGCAGCAGGGTGAACCTCATGTGGTTCCAGACACCTTCACTTTCTCATTCTTGCTCAAAATTGTTGGTGGGTTGGGATCAGTTGTGTTGGGGAAGCAGCTTCATTGTAGCACCTTGAAGCTTGGGGTTGAAAATCATGCCCATGTTAGGAATTCTCTGATTCATATGTATGGGGTGATGAAGGATATAGAAACTGCACACCAACTGTTTGAGGAAATGTTGAACAAGGATTTAGTCGCGTGGAACTCTATCATAGATTGCCTTGTGTGTTGTGGGAAGTATAATGAAGCTCTTGATTTTTTCACCAGGATGGTGCAGAGTGGGATGAGACCTGATGATGCCACTTTTGTGGTGACCCTCTCAGCTTGTGGTGCAATGGGGGCACTTGCTTTTGGGAGGTGGGTTCATTCCTGCATACAAAGAGCAACTTATCTTGGTGAGATTACATCAGTTTCGAATTCCCTTGTTGACATGTATGCAAAGTGTGGAGCAGTGGAAGAAGCCTATGAGATATTTCGCAGCATGAAAGGGAAGAATGTGATTTCGTGGAACACCATGATTCTTGGGCTTGCTTCCCATGGTAATGGGACAGAGGCATTAACACTTTTCGCGGAAATGTTACAAGAGAATGTTGTGAGGCCGGATGGTATTACATTCTTGGGAGTGTTGTGTGCTTGTAGCCATGGAGGATTCGTCGATGAAGGAAGACGGTACTTTGATATTATGAGCAGAGACTATAATGTTCAACCCACAGTAAAGCATTATGGGTGCATGGTGGACCTTTTGGGTCGTGCTGGTTTAGTTGAGGAAGCATACATATTGATAAAGAATATGCCAATGGAGTGCAATGCGATTGTATGGAGGTCACTGTTAGCTGCATGTCGAACTCATGGAAATGTTAAACTTGCTGAGAAGGTGAGAAAACATCTATTGGAATTGGAACCGTGCCATAGCAGTGATTATGTTCTTCTTGCAAACATGTATGCAAGTACTGGGCAATGGAATGAAATGAGCAAAGAGAGAAGGTCAATGCAAGAACGGGGAGTTAAAAAACCAGAGCCTGGTAACAGCTTCGTCGGCTTACCTGGAATAAGGTTGGAGAACGAAACCGCTGAAAGATTGTCGTAA